A genomic segment from Desulfurispirillum indicum S5 encodes:
- the rlmN gene encoding 23S rRNA (adenine(2503)-C(2))-methyltransferase RlmN encodes MIDFCSLNYQQVQRLFADLGQPKFRVDQFLAWVYAKGCLDMDAYTNVSKELRSLLRETIHFPRYTIESVQHSRVDNTRKILLRFPDGHAVETVLIPVHSKLSQCLSTQVGCKMGCTFCATASMGFKRNLSVSEILAQAFAAREIIEPHERVGNFVFMGMGEPLDNYENSIAAIKTIIHPQMMGYSHRHVTLSTCGILKGIRRLSREELPCNLAISLHAVNDEQRSFLMPVNRADGLHALMQTLREFPLSSKKVITIEYLLIRDFNDSTDDAKKLLQLLRGLRCKVNLIVYNPHDYADYHAPDEKRVLQFQRILAEKGVMTFIRKSGGSDIDAACGQLAGKSS; translated from the coding sequence TTGATTGATTTTTGCTCACTGAACTATCAGCAGGTCCAGCGGCTCTTCGCCGATCTCGGTCAGCCAAAATTCCGTGTAGACCAGTTCCTGGCATGGGTTTACGCCAAAGGATGCCTGGACATGGACGCCTATACCAATGTGTCCAAAGAACTGCGCTCGCTCCTGAGGGAGACGATCCACTTTCCCCGTTATACCATTGAGTCTGTCCAGCACTCCCGCGTCGACAACACGCGCAAGATTCTCCTGCGCTTCCCCGACGGTCACGCGGTGGAGACGGTTCTGATTCCCGTACACAGCAAACTCAGCCAGTGCCTTTCCACCCAGGTGGGCTGCAAGATGGGCTGCACCTTCTGCGCCACTGCCTCCATGGGGTTCAAACGCAATCTGTCCGTCTCGGAAATCCTGGCTCAGGCCTTTGCCGCCCGCGAAATCATTGAGCCCCATGAGAGAGTGGGAAATTTTGTCTTCATGGGCATGGGTGAGCCGCTGGATAACTATGAGAACAGTATTGCTGCCATAAAAACCATCATACACCCCCAGATGATGGGCTACAGCCACCGCCACGTCACCCTCTCCACCTGTGGCATTCTGAAGGGAATCCGGCGCCTGTCCCGTGAAGAGCTGCCCTGCAACCTGGCCATCAGCCTGCATGCCGTCAATGACGAACAGCGCAGCTTCCTGATGCCGGTCAATCGTGCTGACGGGCTCCACGCCCTCATGCAGACCCTGCGGGAATTTCCCCTGAGTTCCAAAAAAGTTATCACTATCGAGTACCTTCTCATCAGAGACTTCAATGACAGCACTGATGATGCGAAGAAACTTCTGCAACTGCTGCGCGGATTACGCTGCAAGGTTAACCTTATCGTCTACAATCCACATGACTATGCGGATTATCATGCTCCGGACGAAAAAAGAGTACTCCAGTTTCAACGCATTTTAGCCGAAAAAGGAGTAATGACATTTATCAGAAAAAGTGGTGGTTCCGACATTGACGCAGCCTGCGGTCAACTGGCGGGAAAATCATCCTGA